The nucleotide sequence GAAAATCCGGTCTCAAAGCGAACCTCTACCGGAGTCGTACTCGTCCCAGCGGTTGTCAGCGCTCTCGCGGTGATCGATCTGGAGTATCTCTGGGTGCCAGTCGGCCCAGATTCGAGTACTCTTTCGGGCTATGCGTGGGAGTTCACCAGCGTTGCTCTGGCGAACCAACTGTACATGAATCTGTTACTGTTTGCCGGAATCGGTCTTCTGGTTCGGCGGGGGATTCAGTCACCCACTGTGTTCAGAGTGCAGGTGGGAGCGCTCATTCTCTCCGCTTTGGGGCCCTTGGTCGGGAACCTCGCCTTCCAGTTCGGGTATGTCCAATTCAATCTGACGCCGGTCATGTTCATGAGCTCTGGAGTCCTGATCGCGTGGGCGATACTTCGAACTGGATTCCTCGATCTGATACCCATCGGGCGGGAGACAGTTCTCGACCAGTTCGACGCGAGTGTGGTGACGCTTGACAAGGATCATCGAGTGATCGATCTCAACAAGCGGGGTCGTCAGCTATTCGATGTGGACGACGCTGACACCGTTGTCGGCGACCACATCGACGAACTGTTTGCGGACCACCCCACGTTCAGAGAGCGATACTGGACAGTTACTGCCAGTGATTCCAGACATGAGCCACCTGTTGAATTCGACGGAAGCTACTACACCGTCGAAGTGATCCCTCTTGGCCCACCCGAGGAGACAACACTGGGACGCTCGATCATCATCCGTGACATTACCGAACAGAAGCGCCGAGAACAGGAACTCGAAGAAACCAAACGAACGCTCGAACGGTCCAACGAGAAACTCGACCAGTTTGCCGGCATGGTGAGTCACGACCTGCGGAACCCACTGAATGTGATCAAGGGTCGGGCGGAACTCCTTCGAGGGGAGGCACCTGACGAGCACGTCGAGACAATCGAGAACACCGCTGACCGGATGGAGACGATGATCGACGACTTGCTGACCCTGTCACGAGCGGGCGAAAGCGTGGATGACCCCAAACCGATCTCACTGGCGACAGTAGTCTCCGACAGTTGGGTGGCCGTCAGTAGTGACGACATCGAACTTGAAGTGGACCTTTCGGACGACGGGAAAGTGGA is from Haloplanus salinarum and encodes:
- a CDS encoding histidine kinase N-terminal 7TM domain-containing protein, with amino-acid sequence MDLTFTDDIPTVTDYANAIVRAIMPVPWLTAYRALLLLSFVVGLFLLYQAAMHRDRPGAKPLFVLVTGALLYVSVKLTVSIVRGTPTVFVVTRFNPLGAGLATVGFFLLVIEYTGIENPVSKRTSTGVVLVPAVVSALAVIDLEYLWVPVGPDSSTLSGYAWEFTSVALANQLYMNLLLFAGIGLLVRRGIQSPTVFRVQVGALILSALGPLVGNLAFQFGYVQFNLTPVMFMSSGVLIAWAILRTGFLDLIPIGRETVLDQFDASVVTLDKDHRVIDLNKRGRQLFDVDDADTVVGDHIDELFADHPTFRERYWTVTASDSRHEPPVEFDGSYYTVEVIPLGPPEETTLGRSIIIRDITEQKRREQELEETKRTLERSNEKLDQFAGMVSHDLRNPLNVIKGRAELLRGEAPDEHVETIENTADRMETMIDDLLTLSRAGESVDDPKPISLATVVSDSWVAVSSDDIELEVDLSDDGKVEADGDRLRHVFENLFRNASEHNEPPVTIRVGTLSDETGSVSGFFVADDGAGIPEPDRKEVFEHGYTTNTVGTGFGLSIVEEIVEGHGWTISVGESDAGGARFDVYTTGKS